The bacterium genome window below encodes:
- a CDS encoding methylcobamide--CoM methyltransferase codes for MQTTVVGSYPKIPDPPAPGRWRTSVEKLQRGEISAADLKRVEDDVTADVLREQAEAGIDMLTDGQIRWEDGFTYFARGLTGFTINGLQRYFDTNVYYRQPVATGEVTWRAPISVVDYTFAASKSARPVKPVVTGPLTLAVMSRDEHYGSLERFVMALATALNQEVRALANAGAPLIQVDEPGLLVRRDQLPLFRRAMDALWDGVGARRALYTYFGHVDGLYPQILDLPVDVIGLDFIAGRQRNWDVLRRATFTKELGLGVLDARNTRMETPEEVAAACRRAAEFVSPAALHVGPSAGLEFLPRRVARKKLDALAAGVRRATEGAA; via the coding sequence GTGCAGACGACGGTCGTTGGGAGTTACCCGAAGATTCCCGATCCCCCTGCGCCGGGCCGGTGGCGGACCAGCGTCGAGAAGCTCCAGCGTGGGGAGATCTCCGCGGCCGATCTGAAGCGCGTCGAGGACGATGTGACGGCGGATGTGTTGCGCGAGCAGGCCGAGGCCGGGATCGACATGCTGACGGACGGACAGATCCGCTGGGAGGACGGGTTCACGTACTTCGCGCGGGGGCTCACCGGGTTCACGATCAACGGCCTGCAGCGCTACTTTGATACCAACGTCTACTACCGTCAACCGGTGGCGACCGGCGAGGTGACGTGGCGCGCGCCCATCTCCGTGGTGGACTACACGTTCGCGGCTTCGAAGAGCGCCCGTCCGGTGAAACCGGTGGTGACCGGCCCGCTCACGCTTGCGGTCATGAGCCGCGACGAGCACTACGGCAGTTTGGAGCGGTTCGTCATGGCCCTGGCCACCGCGCTGAACCAGGAAGTGCGGGCGCTCGCGAACGCGGGGGCGCCGCTGATCCAAGTCGACGAGCCCGGGTTGCTCGTTCGCCGCGACCAGCTGCCGCTGTTCCGCCGGGCGATGGACGCGTTGTGGGACGGCGTCGGCGCGCGGCGCGCGCTGTACACGTACTTCGGCCACGTGGACGGTCTCTACCCGCAAATCCTCGACCTGCCGGTCGACGTGATCGGGCTCGACTTCATCGCCGGCCGCCAGCGAAACTGGGACGTGCTGCGCCGGGCCACGTTCACCAAGGAGCTGGGGTTGGGCGTGCTCGACGCCCGCAACACGCGGATGGAGACGCCCGAGGAGGTGGCCGCGGCGTGCCGTCGGGCGGCGGAGTTCGTGTCCCCGGCTGCGCTGCACGTCGGTCCAAGTGCCGGGTTGGAGTTCCTGCCCCGCCGGGTCGCCCGGAAGAAACTCGACGCGCTCGCCGCCGGCGTGCGGCGCGCCACGGAGGGTGCCGCATGA
- the erpA gene encoding iron-sulfur cluster insertion protein ErpA: protein MITVTDQAVSKLKELLAEQEESNLCLRVFITKGGCDGFSYGMTFDSAPEADDQVIDRGGVRVLVDKVSSRLLDGAEIDYVTSVTATGFAIRNPNAVSTCGCGHSFKTQSDAGQAQPCGDEAEARA from the coding sequence ATGATTACGGTGACCGATCAGGCCGTGTCGAAGCTGAAGGAGCTGCTCGCCGAACAAGAAGAGTCGAACCTCTGTCTCCGGGTGTTCATCACCAAGGGCGGCTGCGACGGCTTCTCCTACGGTATGACGTTTGACTCCGCGCCAGAGGCGGACGACCAGGTGATCGACCGGGGCGGCGTGCGCGTGCTCGTAGACAAGGTCAGCTCCCGCCTGCTCGATGGGGCCGAGATCGACTACGTCACGTCGGTGACGGCCACCGGGTTCGCGATCCGGAACCCCAACGCTGTGTCCACGTGCGGGTGCGGGCATTCGTTCAAGACCCAGAGCGACGCCGGCCAGGCGCAGCCGTGCGGGGACGAGGCGGAGGCGCGCGCGTAG
- a CDS encoding NifU family protein translates to MQARVQQVLDTIRPHVQADGGDIELVDIVDGVVQIRLAGSCVGCMYSMMTLQAGVERMLKEQVPEVKAVEAAPF, encoded by the coding sequence TTGCAGGCACGGGTGCAGCAGGTGCTGGACACGATCCGGCCGCACGTGCAGGCGGACGGCGGAGACATCGAACTGGTTGACATCGTGGACGGCGTCGTGCAGATCCGGCTCGCCGGGTCGTGTGTCGGCTGCATGTACTCGATGATGACGCTGCAGGCCGGCGTGGAGCGCATGCTGAAGGAGCAGGTGCCTGAGGTCAAGGCGGTCGAAGCGGCACCGTTCTAG
- a CDS encoding acyl-CoA dehydrogenase family protein, protein MRIDYTEDQRLVHRTVREFAVAEIRPHARRWDAEATFPQTLVPKLAQLGLWGMTVPPEYGGSGVDTVSMALAIEALAWGDGGIALSVAAHNSLCVGHIVRAGSDAQKRTYLPRLASGEALGAWCLTEPGSGSDSGALATRAERRGDRWVLSGTKVFVTQGSIAGVYVVLARTDPDAGHRGISAFVVEAGTPGLRVGKHEDKLGMRSSDTSEVLLDQCEVPASHLLGAPGAGFQDAMQVLEGGRIGIGALALGLGRAALDASVAYARERRAFGRPIGEFQAIQWMLADMAVELEAAELLVMQAASAAWRGLPYRRESSMAKLFASEAAARAASRAVQIHGGYGFTKDYPVERIYRDVKLCEIGEGTSEVQRLIIARELVR, encoded by the coding sequence GTGCGCATCGACTACACTGAGGACCAGCGGCTCGTCCATCGCACGGTGCGGGAGTTTGCGGTCGCGGAGATTCGCCCGCACGCACGCCGGTGGGATGCGGAGGCCACGTTTCCCCAGACGCTGGTGCCGAAGTTAGCCCAGCTGGGCTTGTGGGGGATGACGGTGCCGCCGGAGTACGGCGGGTCCGGCGTGGACACGGTCAGCATGGCGCTTGCGATCGAGGCCCTCGCCTGGGGGGATGGCGGTATCGCGCTCAGCGTCGCCGCGCACAACTCGCTGTGCGTCGGGCACATCGTACGCGCGGGCAGCGACGCGCAGAAGCGGACGTACCTGCCGCGGCTGGCGTCGGGCGAGGCGCTCGGCGCCTGGTGTTTGACCGAACCGGGGTCCGGCAGCGACTCGGGCGCGCTCGCGACCCGGGCGGAGCGGCGCGGCGACCGGTGGGTGCTCTCCGGCACGAAGGTGTTCGTCACGCAGGGGAGCATCGCCGGGGTGTATGTCGTGCTGGCGCGGACCGACCCCGACGCGGGGCATCGCGGGATCTCGGCGTTCGTCGTCGAGGCCGGGACGCCCGGTCTTCGCGTGGGGAAGCACGAGGACAAGCTCGGGATGCGATCCAGCGACACGAGCGAGGTGCTGCTGGACCAGTGCGAGGTCCCGGCGTCGCACCTGTTGGGCGCCCCGGGCGCGGGGTTCCAGGACGCCATGCAGGTCCTCGAGGGAGGTCGCATCGGGATCGGGGCGCTCGCCCTCGGCCTTGGGCGCGCCGCCCTGGACGCATCGGTGGCGTACGCGCGCGAGCGCCGCGCGTTCGGGCGGCCGATCGGCGAGTTCCAAGCGATCCAGTGGATGCTGGCCGATATGGCCGTCGAGTTGGAGGCGGCCGAACTGCTGGTGATGCAGGCGGCGAGCGCGGCGTGGCGCGGGCTGCCGTATCGGCGCGAGAGTTCGATGGCCAAGCTGTTCGCGTCCGAGGCGGCGGCGCGGGCGGCCTCCCGCGCGGTGCAGATTCACGGCGGGTACGGCTTCACGAAGGACTATCCCGTGGAGCGGATCTACCGGGACGTGAAGTTGTGCGAGATCGGCGAGGGGACCTCAGAGGTCCAGCGCCTGATCATCGCGCGCGAGCTGGTTCGATAA